In the Pseudorasbora parva isolate DD20220531a chromosome 5, ASM2467924v1, whole genome shotgun sequence genome, ttgaaatggagacggcgtttggagtgagtgcatgcaaaataatgagTTCCccgagtccacaaataaaaatagacagtttatagtttataattatgtcttgaactcatctgtagagctaaaaatgacaagagtattgtaaattgttgcatctctcttaaaggaagaaggaaaaaatgaggAAACATCGGCGCTTTTATCGGCgatgggttaaagaaaacatagcctaactacgaaactaaataggctacgtttaggactaaacattagcctgtaatattattattttaatttatatgttgattatgaaaagtgagcagcatgcgcaagaatcgcaatatgtttgagacctggagagtcacatgattttgatcacttcgagttttattttctagaaaggctttcttaaaaaatatatttagttttgtataaattgtatttttattttgatcgatgtttcatcaattaattgcctgtttattaaataagaagcaaactaagatcgtctggaatggattgacgtgcgtagctggcctgtttcctctgcctttgagtaaggctgaaacTATAGGCTATCTCTTTcagttttaatacatttcatgaatatatgtcttaattacagtatatatagcctgtagtccttattaggagaaaatatatgtccttttaactacattatcttgttattacgacacaattgagaggaaaatataatatataggccctatgttgcagcaatgcgtcaccgcaacaggtgacatgtaaatgcggaaaaaacgtttccattgcagttttgcgaaaatgtcctttttcaaatcacctgaaaaaccacctcatgagagcgtaaaaacttttttgcgatatatgAGTTTTTGCAAaattgccgcgtttccattgggcgtattttcaattcgcaatttcaatttgcgcaatttgaagggtaatggaaacgcgctTACTGTTAACAAacgtcatatttttttatatattatatgaaaaaacggcaccaccgccagacATACATTCAAGTGTAGGTGtgttgtttaaattaagtagtttaagcttgtttttgttttttaagctctattacctcaaagagatagttgtggttaacaggattacaacgctttttaaacgtttagaacagtacattgctgtcaagacaagaaacatttcatagtaattttaaGTGTTAAGTATTGTCGGTCActccgacgtacgtcgaacgtgatcgactgaaagggaactccATATTGAGCAACTACAATCTCAAATCTTCCCTTCATAGGTAAGATCAATGAAATACAAACAAATGTTTAATCGGGTTTCCGACCGCatctgatacaggcaaaacatcaattctggttctactcgacctcagtgctgcatctgacactgttgaccacaacatacttctagacaggctgaaaaactgggttgggctttctgggatggtcctcaaatggttcaggtcgtacagaagggagaggttattatgtgagtataggtgaccataagtctgagtggacatccatgacatgcggagtcccacaagggtcaattcttccaccactcctgtttaacctgtatatgctgccactcagccaaataatgaaaactAAATTGCATAACACAGCTATGATGGTGACACCCAGATCTACTTATCACCTAATGagtacagccccattgactcccagtGCAAATGTATTGAtgaagttaaagggttagttcacccaaaaatgaaaattattactcaccctcatgtcgttggacaatcttcggaacacaaatgaagatatttttgttgaaagctgagaaaggcttcagaaaggccttcattgacattcagtacatttctactgaccactcacaagacccaaaaaaggcactaaagacgtcgttacaaagtccatctcactacagtggctgtacaataattttacaatgcgaagaaaatagttattgtgtgcacaaaaatcaaaataaccacattatccactaagttattgacgtgaactcgatgcatgtgcgagaatatgacgcagatccaccgttcgaatacatgacccggaagaggaggagcgccgctatcgtgTGAGTTCCAGgttcacgtcagagacctacacggaagacaatatcttggcggataaagtcattatttcgattttttttttgcgcacaaaaattattctcgtcgcttcataaaattattgtacagccactgtagtagtgagatggactttgtaatgaagTCTTTAGTGACTTTCTGACTGCAGATTGGAAAAGGAGAGTAGTGTGCTTCGCTTCATTCTGCTTGCGGTAGCAGACAGTGTAAAGAAGCGGACTCAAGAAAGGGGAGGCCCTGCGGGGCAAAGGTAACGTCCCCTACAGGAGCCCGTcttgtaaggtccaggagacGTTGTGAGCCTGCTCCATCTCTTAAATCTCAGATAGGGGTacccaattaaaaaaaaaaagtaattatttttacaattgtttttattatccttgttttttttgttttgttttacacaTGGTTTTCTTATGCGTGTTATCACTACTTTAATTCATTGCTATATAAAACACATTGAATTGCCTTTGTATGTCCTATATGTCCTATACAAATAAACCTTGTTTTTTGTCATGATGCACATTaactaatatttaaaatgtaaatgtctgcTGTTTTCATGACTTCATTTTGTAGTTTCCAGGAGCGCTGTTAAAGACCGACCCCCTGTGGTGTTTATTAATATgcttaaaattatattaatatcattaaaattaaaactgcagtgaattCTCAAGAACACAGTTTGAAATCGCTGGTGTTTCTTACGtcacaaactaccttgtaaccaatcacaTCAACGGGTTGATCTCTGAGCTGTGTGAGTGGGGGCGGGgctaatttgaatatttatagaTTCACTAAATTACTAAATGAGGCAAGGGTGTAGAATTACATTCAAGCAATTTTAAGTGATTTTAAAATCACTAATTTTATTTaaggaaaaaatataaaaaaataactttggTGATTAAAtatgagttttaagggatacaaTTATTGACTACAGGGGGACTTCACAACTTTACAACAATCTGCCCGAACGTGATCTCTACCGAGGGCAAACTACTGCCCGGCTGTAACTGCAACATGCAGGAAGTGTAAAAAGACTGGACATTATGCTAAACTATGCAGATCAGTGCAATTAATATGCGTGAGATCTGTGAAATTGAATTATATACGTTACTGTACACAGACTATTCAGCTTGTACTCGTAGCATTACAAGCACAGTGACTATACCTACTTCTGGCCCAGAGATGTAAGGTGGATTTGGTGGTTGAAAGTGGGTCTTCCATATCTATCCTGCTCTACAGCACTTAGATTTCAGTAAAGTTGTTCTTTCGCAACACACACCCTGGCTGGTGATGTATCCAATAGACCAGATTCCGCTGGATGGATGTTTGTCTCATGGATTGGGACCTAAAGTCTGCACTGGAggtgaggattgaaaacaaaggcCTGCCTCCCAATGCCCTTCTTGTGCCAGTCTTATGGTATATACtccatgatttaaaaaaaaaaaaaaaatggtatcaTCTATATCAGTCTGTGAAGTGACATTTATttacagtttcatttatacatttagcagatacttttatccaaagtgattCACAATAGCCGTATGAACAATAACAGTAATATACAATGCCATGTTTATAAGACACAATTAGGAAGCAAAATAGAGGAGAAATGCAGGGAAGAAAAAGATGTTTGTCCGTGTGTGTAAATGCATTGGTGTTAAGGTGTGGGGTGATTAAGTTCTTGCAGAAGAGACTAGTCTTCAGCTGGATCATCTGTGGACACAGTTGCTCTAGATGTAAGGCGTGCATGTACAGAACTGCAGTCCAGTTTTGAAATAACAAAAGCTTGCATGAGGAGCTGTGCCATTTATTCTGACAGGAAGGATCTAATGTTCCTGATGTTGTAAAGCGTGACCCTACAGCCATGGCCAAAGGATTGGCAGTCACAATTTTTGTTTTGCAAACTTTGTTGCTTTGTTGATTCACATTGTTTCTAGATTGTGCAGTGATCCGATGAATTGTAAATCATTGCAGAAAGCTTAATTGGCCAAAAAAAGGGCTAGCACAAAATGACCAGCTAACAATTTCACTAATCATATCATCAGCATACAGGAAAatatgaatgagtactagtcaGGTGAAATCAATATCATTCTGATTATACGAGTAGAACGATAGCTATAAAATGAGGGAAGAAGTGCTTCCAATCATTGTGTACTCGTGTAAGCAATGGTTCCCTCCAAAGAAAGATGTACAAACATCATTGCTTTGCATTAAAATGGCCTTGCATGCAAAAAATAGCTGGATCATCAAGAACTCAAGGGTCGACTTCAGTGAATACGACTTCAGGACGTCTCAGAGTGTCAGAATGTCCCCCACCATTGCAGATCTTGCTCAACATTAGAAGAAGTGGAGTGTGATGCATCTACACACACAGTGAAGCCAAGACTTCTGGACAACAACCTGGTGTGCAGAAGGGCAGCAAAGCTACTTCCCTATAAAACATCAAGGACAGACTGAAATTCAGCCGATCAATCACAGGAAAGGTTTGTGCTCACACAGAAGACACTCTAGCTATTTTATGGCAATTTTTCTGCGATCAACACTCTTTGTGATCAATTAAAATGCCTTCCTCCAAAGTAAAGGTACATGTTATTTTTGAATTACTACTTTTTCTAAACCTCATGTTACAACTCAGAACATTTCAATTTCTAAAAAGACTTTTCTCACACTGAAGACAcgtgaaaggcttctctccagtgtggagcCGCATGCGAGTCTTAAGGTTTCCTTTAAGTGTAAGACTCATTTCTACACTAGCCTTGTTTCCATTACGGATTTGCTCAAAACCTTTGTGATATTTTCTAAATGTCAATAAAAAActattgcgaaatgacagcgtttccattAACTGATGTTATGcgtctaaaacatttttttttcctttcgcGATAAGTAATTGCAAAAACGATGCCAGCGTAAGGTTTACTAATATCCCAGCCACCACACTAgacattatttttaatcaaaggaGACATCGGCATGTTAttcaagcattaatggcaaggaaaccCTTTTAGGCTACTTGAGAGCGGCCACGTATAAGGAGTTTGTGGGTGTTTATCTCTCATATGCATCAAGGTCTTAATGATAATTTGTAGCATTTCCTCGttgtctagaatccagaattcctgtaattttattgtcttttatgagtttaataaagatcTCTCATCTTTTGTCCGAAAATTTACTGTCATCTTTAAAGAATGATCAACTTTTACGTTTGACAGAGGACCTGTAATcgcagttttgcgaaaatgtccttttcCGCATTGCCTGAAAACCACCTGATGCGATTGCAAAAACGTTTTTTGCGATACATGCTAAATTGTTTCCATTAGGCGTATTTTTAATTTACACTTCTAATTTGCGCAATTCAAAAGGTAATCGAAACACTACTACTGAGGACATAAAACCATACTTCTCTGAGAGAATCCTTGTAGTTACTTTACTTGTGAAGCATTTATAACACATGGACGATTTCCCCTCCTTTGCAAATACTCATGTGAGTCTTAAGAtttcctttttgtgtgaaattcTTGCCACACAGTTTACAgatgaaaggcttctctcctgAGTGAATCCTCATGTGAGTGGTGAGGCTACTTTTGTGACTGAAAATCTTTCCACAGTCATGACATATACAATTGTTCTGACCTGAGTGAATCCTCATGTGGCAATTAAGGGTTACTTTACGCgagaaactcttcccacacttATCACATGTGAACGGTTTCCCTTCAATGAATGGTTTCTCTTTAGTGTGCATGTTCATGTGATACCTAAGATTTACTTCTGTTGTGAAGCTCTTTCCACAATGATCACATATGAACAtcttttctccagtgtgaattctcatgtggccTTTAAGGGAGTTTTTATGTGCAAAACACTGTCCACAATGAGAGCAAGAataaggtttctctccagtgtgaattctcatgtggactAGAAGGTTTCCTTTTTGATTAAAACtatttccacactgttggcagggaAAACgtctctctccagtgtgaagtcTCAAGTGGACATTCAGGTTTTGTTTTTGAGTAAAGCTCTTTCCGCACTGTTGGCAGGTAAAACAGCTTTCTCCGGTGTGAATTCTCCTGTGGACATAAAGGCTTTGTATTTGAGTGAAACTGTTCCCACACCGTTGGCaggtgaacggcttctctccagtgtgaactctcatgtggacttCCAGGTTTCGTTTTAGCCTaaaactttttccacactgaCCACAAGTTAAAGAACTGTTAGATTTGTTCTTCCGAGTCTTTTCCATCTTCATGGATTTCTCTCCATTCATGAAATCCTGATGTTTCTCATACTGATCTTTATCTTCTATATTATTCAGTTCCTGACTCTCCTCTTTCAGCGGCATTAGACCTAGAGTGAAAAAAGACAAATGCAAGTTAACAGTTTAATGACACAGATTGACAGACATAAAAATCAATACAAGGCATCAAAACCTAGAGAAATAAGTTTACTGAAGAGAGGTTTAATATGGAACTGGCCCACCCtgtgcagctctaacagctccagctcttctgggaaggctttcctcaaggtttaggagtgtgtttatggggatttttgcccattcttctagaagctcatttgtgaggtcaggcactgatgttggacgagaaggcctggctctcagtctccgctctaattcatcccaaagctgttctatcgggttgagctcaggactctgtgcaggccagtccagttcctccacaccaaactcctcatccatgtctttatggagcgacgctttgtggactggagcgcagtcatgctgggacaggaaggggccgtccacaaactgttcccacaaagttgggagcatgaaattgtccaaaatgccttggtatgctgaagcattaagagttcctttcactgggcacaatgcagtcaggcgagtcccgttctcctggtgacggccaaacccagactcgttcATGGGATTGtccgactgaagcgtgattggtcgctcagagaacacgtctctctgctttagagtccagtggcggctgctttactccactgcatcccatgctttgcattgcacttggtgatgtaaagcTTGGATGAGATGTAAGCCTTGGGGACAATCGCACTCGGGCATGGTACAAGGTAACCgagcctagtgtgagtacacccttaatcacttccatggccaaaggtgtataaaatcaagcacgtAGGTACACAGATGTTTCTataaatgtttttcaaagaatgggtcact is a window encoding:
- the LOC137074930 gene encoding gastrula zinc finger protein XlCGF7.1-like isoform X3 — translated: MAFIKQESEDIKIEEVFSLTHEDQQQQTGLMPLKEESQELNNIEDKDQYEKHQDFMNGEKSMKMEKTRKNKSNSSLTCGQCGKSFRLKRNLEVHMRVHTGEKPFTCQRCGNSFTQIQSLYVHRRIHTGESCFTCQQCGKSFTQKQNLNVHLRLHTGERRFPCQQCGNSFNQKGNLLVHMRIHTGEKPYSCSHCGQCFAHKNSLKGHMRIHTGEKMFICDHCGKSFTTEVNLREVALLPFCTPGCCPEVLASLCV
- the LOC137074930 gene encoding zinc finger protein OZF-like isoform X2, with translation MAFIKQESEDIKIEEVFSLTHEDQQQQTGLMPLKEESQELNNIEDKDQYEKHQDFMNGEKSMKMEKTRKNKSNSSLTCGQCGKSFRLKRNLEVHMRVHTGEKPFTCQRCGNSFTQIQSLYVHRRIHTGESCFTCQQCGKSFTQKQNLNVHLRLHTGERRFPCQQCGNSFNQKGNLLVHMRIHTGEKPYSCSHCGQCFAHKNSLKGHMRIHTGEKMFICDHCGKSFTTEVNLRYHMNMHTKEKPFIEGKPFTCDKCGKSFSRKVTLNCHMRIHSGQNNCICHDCGKIFSHKSSLTTHMRIHSGEKPFICKLCGKNFTQKGNLKTHMSICKGGEIVHVL